DNA from Nitrospira sp.:
ACTTCAACGTATGGGATAGCTTTACCCAATCGACGCTCGAGCATGATGGTCAAGCCATCTTACGGTACGAACATGAGCTCGTTGGGAAGCTCGCAGCACAGGCTTCGATGGTGGAATTCCAGGGTATCGTCGTTCCTGCTGTGCAAAGCTCAATCTTGACCAGCCAGATCGGGGAGCGTCTGTCGCCCCATCATCCCTTTTGCCTGATCTGGCATGATCGCGACGGTCGTCGCTATTTCAGCATGCGTTCCCGATCCGACGGTACGGATGTCGGGAGGATCGCTGCCTCACTCGGAGGCGGAGGCCACACTCATGCTGCCGGATTTTCCGTTCCACTCGAGATCGACGGAACACCTCCGCGTGATCCCAAACTGCCTCGTGCGGTCGCGGGCCGCCGCCGAACTGAATAATGTCAGACTACCGTGATTCCACTCCACGACGATAATCCTACTCAACGGACTCCCATCGTCACGATGATCCTCATCGGCATCTGTATTGCCGTATTTCTCTATCAAGTGAATCTCCCTCCGCAGGCTGCGGAGCTCTTCGCATTTCAATACGGTGCCATCCCTGCCATTGTCTTCAGCCAGGCTTCGCTTCCTGAGGAAGCGGTCGCGATTCCGGCCGCCCTCACCCTGGTGACCAGCATGTTTCTTCATGGAAGCTGGATGCATCTACTCGGAAACATGCTTTACCTCTGGATTTTCGGCAATAACATAGAGGATGTGATGGGCCACACGAAATTCGTCGTCTTCTATATCTTATCCGGTATTCTCGCCGCTCTGAGCCATGCCTTTACCGACCCTTCCTCCCAAATACCGATGGTTGGTGCAAGCGGAGCGATCTCGGCCGTGCTCGGTGCTTATATACTGCTATTTCCACGGGCTCACGTCCTGGTCTTACTGCCGATGATTGGGATGACCCGAGTGGCGGCGGGCATTGTCCTCGGCATGTGGTTTATCACGCAGCTGATCAGCGGAGGCATGAGCATGGGGTCCACTGGAGGTGGCGTCGCTTTTTTCGCTCATATCGGTGGATTCATCGCTGGTATGG
Protein-coding regions in this window:
- a CDS encoding rhomboid family intramembrane serine protease, whose translation is MIPLHDDNPTQRTPIVTMILIGICIAVFLYQVNLPPQAAELFAFQYGAIPAIVFSQASLPEEAVAIPAALTLVTSMFLHGSWMHLLGNMLYLWIFGNNIEDVMGHTKFVVFYILSGILAALSHAFTDPSSQIPMVGASGAISAVLGAYILLFPRAHVLVLLPMIGMTRVAAGIVLGMWFITQLISGGMSMGSTGGGVAFFAHIGGFIAGMALIGLFKRKEVRFFAPGRSMWSS